The Planctomycetaceae bacterium genome segment AAATTTCATCTTTATCGAGATTGTATGTATTTACCCAATCCAGAAAATGGTTAAAAACTTCAGGAGTATTTTTAAGCTCATCATATTTGTCCCTCAATAAATAAGCATACTCAAACTTAAAGTTCCTTTCTGTGAAATATTTCTCATCAGAGATAATCGTTTTAATTTCTTCTGTATATTCAGTTCCCTTATAATATCTAAGAAGATATAATTTGAATCGCCGATAAATAACCACTTTGTGTTGCTCAAGATAGTTCATTATATCTTGAATATCCACCTGACGTTTTTCACATAAATATTTTAAAGCCTCACATATACTTTTTATAAGAAAAATTACAGGACTATCTTTGTATTGTCGTATAGAACCATCTAAATCATCTAATGAATAATTTATGGAAGTACTATAATCATTAGATTGCTCTTGCTGTCTTGATTTTAAATATTGTTCCAAAATATCAAACATTAAAATCAATGATTGCTTAGGAGCAACCTGCCAAACTTCTCTAAAAGTTTTAAGAATTTCGATATAGTCATGTTTTTCGATTCTGGAATGTTCTCTTGTGTAAGAAGACTTATCATCTTTTAATTCTACGACTTCAAGCAATATCTTGGCAATCTTTAACGCATCATCTACTTTTCCAAGTTTAGCCAACCGCAGCATTATATTTGCCGCAGGCTCACCAAGCCAAACCCATACAATCCATTGATGCATATTTAAATAATTACATACAGTTGACACGCAATCAGCCAAAATATCAGCCGGCAACTGTTTAACTGCATCGAGGAAATTTGCTTGAATCAGCTGATCCTTGGGATTCAAACTTTTTATTATTTCCCAAGTTTCATATGGCCGTTCTGAAACCGTCCAGAGTAAATATCTGGATTTAATTCTTTGTACGAATTGGATTTTTTTATCTGACTCATTTAAATCTTCGAATTGTCTATTTTCATACAAAACTTTTGCCCATGCTGAAGACGGGTAAGGAATTTCAGGCGTTTGCATATTTGTATAAAAATATCTTTCGAATTCATTACCACTTTCTAATATTGTACGCAGCTCATTCCAGTCGTTTTGAGGCGAGTCCGAAAGTTTGAGTTTATCAATTTTTTTTGTAATACTATAAAAATTCATTATTGTTGTTTTTCTATTTAAAAAGTTTGAATATCACCAACATTTTGAATCCCTGCTTGAGGATTGAGCCAGTCTATTAATTGATCCTGTATTTTAACTTCAAAACTATCAACGTTTACAAAATCTATATATTTGCATTCATCTTTTATGGACACTTTAAAGTCTAATACTTTTTTTAATTCAACACCAGGATCTTGCGTTAATTCTGACGGGATTTGTTTAAAGCACACAACGACACCTAAAAGTTTTTTTTGTGATAATAAAGAAATACTTCTTCTATATTCTCTAATAGTCGCGCTTTCAAAGTTGGGATCATCGTTGTGGCTACCTAGCGTTTTCCAGAACACAAAAACAGCATAATCACATAAATCCAAATGCATGTTAATTTGGCCTTGTGGTTCACCATGCCCCCCTGAAGTATATTCCCATAATACGGGCAGAAAAACTTTTTTAGAATTGCAAATTCTTGAATTATACTTACAAACAGTATATTGAAACCTATTTCGTTCCTCTTTAAGGTCTTCTGACGGCGAACCTAAGAAAATCCGCATACCTTTCAGGTCATTGATCATTTCTGAAGGCCTCTTGAAAAAAACACAAAATTTCTTTTTTTCTTTCTACTCTCATTGTTCGTTGATTATATTACTTCCCTAACCAAACTCAACAATTTTCCTCTTTAAAACTTTGTTTATCTTTCCACATTCAATAAAAATCTATGCACAGTGAAATCCTTGAAACTTGTCCGCCGCAGGTTGGACCAGCGATTGAAAATTAAATTTTCTTCGTGTCTTAGTGCCTTTGTGGCTATAAAAAATCCTTGAAAATTAAATTCAGAGGGGATGGCTACGGCAAATTTACGCAGGTTTCACGAACCGCTATTTTCAATTTTTGTTATTTTTTATGATTTCGTTGACATTTTATATTAATTTATCTTATTCCAGTGCGTTCTGCTGTCGTTTTGTAATTTTTTTTGTTTGCGAAACTTGCGCCTTGCGCAAATTTAAAGTGAAAACTCGCATTATCTATTGGCTACTGGCTACTGACTACTATTAGTAGTATGTTTGAAATTTTGCGCAAGCGAAGACTTGCGCTGATTTTGCGAATTTTCAATAATTTCGATTTTTGAGAAGGATTTTAAGTATTTTTTTGATGTTTTGCCGATTACTTGCGCATTTTAAACACTGTTTTTGGCAAAAAACAGGAAAAATGAAAATTTTGATAATTGCTTTTGTGATATGAAGTTGTGTCAGATTTTTTATAAAACGTGCGTCTTCTTATTTTTCACTAAATCGGCCATAACTTCTTATTTTGTGTTGCTGGAATAATATTGGCACTTGCGCGTAATAGTAATAGCTTATTAGACAGTTTTCCATAACAATTAAACATTTCAAACTGAAAAATTTTTGCCTATTTTCGCCCTTTTCAATCTCAAACCCTCATTATTAGAGGACTAATGCGGGTCCCGTGTTAAAATAGGCAAAATCAACTTGACTTTTCGGCTTATATTTGCTTTAATGATTTGAGCATCAGTTATCACTTGGGGTTAGAGAAAACAGCAAAATTGTATATTGGGTGTATGTATAGACCGAAGGCGTTGCGCCAATACACCTCCTTAGCATCTTGAATTTAAGTACATAGAGATACTGCGCTTATGAAAAGGAAACAATTTTGAATAACTTGAAGTGTAATGTGACTATTTTTAGGGGTAAAAAATGAGACTGAACTATGGGGGTTTTGTAAGTTCCTTGCTGTTATGCCTTTACAGCGTAACAATGGCACAGGGTAATTATTCT includes the following:
- a CDS encoding DUF4062 domain-containing protein, producing MINDLKGMRIFLGSPSEDLKEERNRFQYTVCKYNSRICNSKKVFLPVLWEYTSGGHGEPQGQINMHLDLCDYAVFVFWKTLGSHNDDPNFESATIREYRRSISLLSQKKLLGVVVCFKQIPSELTQDPGVELKKVLDFKVSIKDECKYIDFVNVDSFEVKIQDQLIDWLNPQAGIQNVGDIQTF